A region from the Mycoplasmopsis bovigenitalium genome encodes:
- a CDS encoding HAD family hydrolase gives MKKQFFLNKQDFINFDKNLILSLDEFRLKTGLSDLSNINLFTIFRIINQENNEYFFAKISKIDKNVQFKKIILSLDDFDTFVFDMDGTLLDNNKKIVEKNLVALKKLSEKGKNICIATGRAMFMLDKYLNQIPYNLPFLCANGSMVYDHKSLNLISESKIDKNTAYKIMDKCQELNLGYYVFLPSALIGMNVENTSEYKLRRYDQTLKPGQWGLNVDRSYFDDKTICKILISFEPEEQQQDLDKLAEFIKNFNQIIGVQTQKNFFDIGEPCSKASALVFISDKYNINLEKTVAFGDANNDAPTFDVVALSCAPSSSMPNAINKATFVSKQDNNSAWINDFIEQNFQ, from the coding sequence ATGAAAAAACAATTTTTTTTAAATAAACAAGATTTTATTAATTTTGACAAAAATTTAATATTGAGTTTAGATGAATTTAGGTTAAAAACTGGATTATCCGATTTAAGCAATATAAACTTATTTACTATTTTTAGAATAATAAATCAAGAAAATAATGAATACTTTTTTGCAAAAATATCCAAAATTGACAAAAATGTTCAATTTAAAAAAATAATTCTGAGTTTAGATGATTTTGATACCTTCGTTTTTGATATGGACGGCACCTTATTAGATAATAATAAAAAAATAGTCGAAAAAAACCTTGTAGCATTAAAGAAACTAAGTGAAAAGGGCAAAAATATTTGCATTGCTACTGGAAGAGCAATGTTTATGCTTGATAAATATTTAAACCAAATTCCTTATAACTTACCATTTCTTTGTGCGAATGGTTCAATGGTTTATGATCATAAATCATTGAATTTGATTTCTGAATCAAAAATTGATAAAAATACTGCCTACAAAATAATGGATAAATGTCAAGAATTAAATTTAGGCTACTATGTATTTTTGCCAAGCGCTCTAATTGGCATGAATGTTGAAAACACTTCTGAGTATAAATTAAGAAGATATGATCAAACACTAAAACCAGGTCAATGAGGCCTAAATGTTGATAGAAGTTATTTTGATGATAAAACCATCTGCAAAATATTAATTAGTTTTGAGCCAGAAGAGCAACAACAAGATTTAGATAAATTAGCTGAATTTATCAAAAATTTCAATCAAATAATTGGCGTGCAAACCCAAAAAAATTTCTTTGATATAGGTGAACCTTGCTCAAAAGCTTCTGCTCTTGTTTTCATTTCAGATAAATATAATATTAATTTAGAAAAAACTGTAGCATTTGGTGATGCAAATAATGATGCTCCAACATTTGATGTTGTCGCCTTATCTTGTGCACCATCAAGCTCAATGCCTAATGCAATTAACAAAGCTACATTTGTTTCGAAACAAGATAATAATTCAGCTTGAATAAATGATTTTATTGAACAAAATTTTCAATAG
- a CDS encoding M17 family metallopeptidase, which translates to MIKFYTTIRDDKMLLKACYKNNIPNVAQKDGFITEFIDKNEAYIFIENELDYFELVKLIDNKIVNNNRDYQIDLESFVSQKVNMDDVLKAFISRVIFYGANLFNKKKDVKNKNQFTFLLPNDSFTTLAQKYAIIALNKNSIRNLQIMPENHCNSKMLAEYIRNDFSVNPDLEITILNKKQIEELNMGLLLSVNKGSTHPARVVIIEYNGNKESKDKIVYVGKGITFDTGGMNTKGYHMEGMKYDMSGSVIAAYTVKALAELKVKKNVAAIMCITDNRQDGDASLPENVYESMAGISVEVTDTDAEGRLVLADGLYYGATKLNATTLVDIATLTGAMSRTLGSEYSGIYSTDEENWNIFNKSAKIAHEKVWRMPLHEDFHEPNTASLVADLNNYNNDETSDHNTAAMFLKEFTNNVPFIHCDIAGTADIKGKPMGVLIDTLVEFAIQK; encoded by the coding sequence ATGATTAAGTTTTACACAACAATAAGAGATGACAAGATGCTTTTAAAAGCATGCTACAAAAATAATATACCAAATGTAGCTCAAAAGGACGGTTTTATAACTGAGTTTATCGATAAAAATGAGGCTTACATTTTTATCGAAAATGAATTAGATTACTTTGAATTGGTAAAATTAATTGACAACAAAATTGTTAATAATAATCGTGATTATCAAATCGATCTAGAAAGCTTTGTTTCGCAAAAAGTCAATATGGATGATGTTCTAAAAGCTTTTATTTCTCGTGTTATTTTTTACGGAGCAAACTTATTTAATAAAAAGAAAGATGTAAAAAATAAAAATCAATTCACTTTTCTACTTCCAAATGATTCATTTACAACGCTTGCTCAAAAATATGCGATTATTGCTTTGAATAAAAATTCAATCAGAAACTTGCAAATAATGCCTGAAAATCATTGTAATTCAAAAATGCTTGCTGAGTATATAAGAAATGATTTTTCTGTAAATCCCGATTTAGAAATAACTATTTTAAATAAAAAACAAATTGAAGAATTAAATATGGGATTGCTTCTTTCTGTTAACAAAGGATCAACTCATCCTGCTCGGGTTGTTATTATCGAATACAATGGGAATAAAGAGTCAAAAGACAAAATTGTTTATGTAGGTAAAGGTATAACATTTGATACTGGTGGTATGAATACCAAAGGTTATCACATGGAAGGTATGAAATATGATATGTCTGGCTCTGTAATTGCAGCATACACAGTTAAAGCCTTAGCGGAATTAAAAGTCAAAAAAAATGTGGCAGCAATTATGTGCATTACTGATAATAGACAAGATGGAGATGCTTCTCTACCTGAAAATGTGTATGAATCAATGGCCGGAATTAGTGTTGAGGTTACTGATACTGATGCTGAAGGTCGTTTAGTGTTGGCGGATGGTCTATATTATGGTGCGACAAAACTTAATGCAACAACTCTTGTTGATATTGCCACATTAACGGGTGCAATGAGTAGAACATTAGGTAGTGAATATAGTGGAATTTACTCAACAGACGAAGAAAATTGAAACATATTTAATAAATCTGCAAAAATTGCACATGAAAAAGTTTGAAGAATGCCTCTTCATGAAGATTTTCACGAGCCAAATACAGCAAGTTTAGTTGCTGATTTAAATAATTACAATAATGACGAAACTTCAGACCATAATACTGCAGCAATGTTTTTAAAAGAATTTACAAACAATGTTCCATTCATTCATTGTGACATTGCAGGTACAGCTGATATTAAAGGTAAACCAATGGGCGTATTAATTGATACATTGGTTGAGTTTGCGATTCAAAAATAA
- the eno gene encoding phosphopyruvate hydratase — MSKIIDIYAREILDSRGNPTIAVQVVTELDAIGVAMVPSGASTGTREACELRDKEFPEFADNWFGGKGVMKAVTNVNEIIAPEIIGFEVSDQRGIDLRMIELDGTKNKTKLGANAILGVSLAVARAAANECGLPLYKYIGGTNARTLPVPMLNVMNGGAHSSNTVDMQEFMIMPVGAKSFREALQMANKVFHNLGKLLKKEHGTTVGDEGGYAPNLKSHEEVLDYMVQAIKAAGLVPATSGDKAVAIAMDPASSEFYDEKSKKYVFKKLKQAIEEKRPGFEHLKDVKLEYTTEEMVDYYEKLVNKYPIISIEDGLAESDWDGFKLMKKRLGDRLQIVGDDLTVTNQEILREAIKKDVMNSILIKLNQIGSLTETLDTMELAHKAGFTCVVSHRSGETEDTTIADLAVALNTGQIKTGSLSRTDRIAKYNRLLEIEDELGETSKFDGDKTYFNLKRHV; from the coding sequence ATGTCGAAAATTATTGATATTTATGCAAGAGAAATATTGGATTCAAGAGGCAATCCAACAATAGCTGTTCAAGTTGTAACTGAATTAGATGCAATTGGTGTTGCAATGGTTCCTTCTGGAGCTTCAACTGGTACTAGAGAGGCTTGTGAATTAAGAGACAAGGAATTTCCTGAATTCGCAGATAACTGATTTGGTGGCAAAGGTGTTATGAAAGCCGTTACAAATGTTAACGAAATTATTGCGCCTGAAATTATAGGTTTCGAAGTTAGCGACCAAAGAGGCATTGACTTAAGAATGATTGAATTAGATGGCACAAAAAACAAAACAAAATTGGGTGCTAATGCAATTCTTGGTGTTTCACTAGCTGTTGCTCGTGCTGCCGCAAATGAATGTGGTTTACCACTATACAAATACATCGGTGGAACAAACGCAAGAACATTGCCAGTGCCAATGTTAAATGTCATGAATGGTGGTGCTCACTCTTCAAACACTGTTGATATGCAAGAATTTATGATTATGCCGGTTGGTGCCAAATCATTTAGAGAAGCATTGCAAATGGCTAATAAGGTATTCCACAACTTAGGTAAACTTCTTAAAAAAGAACACGGAACAACTGTTGGTGATGAAGGTGGATATGCCCCAAACCTAAAATCACATGAAGAAGTCCTAGATTACATGGTTCAAGCAATTAAAGCTGCTGGACTTGTTCCTGCAACTTCAGGGGATAAAGCTGTTGCTATTGCAATGGACCCTGCCTCAAGTGAATTTTATGATGAAAAATCAAAAAAATATGTGTTCAAAAAATTAAAACAAGCTATTGAAGAAAAACGTCCTGGTTTTGAACACCTAAAAGATGTTAAACTTGAATACACAACCGAAGAAATGGTTGATTATTATGAAAAACTAGTTAACAAATACCCTATCATTTCAATTGAAGATGGTTTAGCTGAAAGCGACTGAGATGGCTTTAAATTAATGAAAAAACGTTTAGGTGATAGACTACAAATCGTTGGTGATGACTTAACAGTTACAAACCAAGAAATTTTAAGAGAAGCTATCAAAAAAGATGTTATGAACTCAATTCTTATTAAATTAAACCAAATTGGTTCATTAACCGAAACATTAGATACAATGGAATTAGCTCATAAAGCTGGATTTACCTGCGTTGTATCACACCGTTCAGGCGAAACAGAAGACACAACAATAGCTGATCTTGCAGTTGCTTTGAATACTGGACAAATTAAAACAGGTTCACTATCTAGAACTGACCGTATTGCAAAATACAATAGACTACTTGAAATTGAAGATGAATTAGGCGAAACTTCAAAATTTGATGGTGATAAAACATATTTCAATTTAAAAAGACACGTTTAA
- the ileS gene encoding isoleucine--tRNA ligase, with protein sequence MSKNYKDTLNMPSTGFEMRANLVSKEPEFRQRWLDNKIYQLVLENNKNNPSFILHDGPPYANGNLHIGHALNKILKDIIVRYKSMNGFYAPFIPGWDTHGLPIEHKMLQDAHLTKNELTPLELRKKAKEYALSQVEKQMNQFKQMQLLTDFSKYYVTLDPKFVAQQLRLFKKMVFDGLVYKGLKPVYWSPSSQSALAEAEVEYKDIDSPSIFVGFDIESTPCEFLSKGDKLVIWTTTPWTLIANSGVAIGESFKYSIVQKDDIKYVIASDLVEKTSTIFGWENFEIIANVNASDLVDTKYVSPLNKEICPVVFGHHVTLESGSGLVHIAPLFGEDDFLIGNKYSLNKIMHIDDDGKINQSGLQYVGQYYSKADNIIIEDLTNSKNLINASKINHSYPHDWRTHKPIIFRGTPQWFISIEKIKTQILEQINTINAYPEWAKKRLSNMITNHNDWTISRQRTWGVPIIIFYDSESNPVFEKEIFDHVIELIEEHGADIWWEWEADKLLPKNYQNKHFTKEMDIMDVWFDSGSTSIAVDIENIKAPFDLYLEGSDQYRGWFNSSLINSVAFSGNSPYKNLISHGFVLDGKGEKMSKSKGNTVDPLKVIEKHGADILRLWVANSEYTNDVSISDTIINQNSDLYRKIRNTIKFLLANVNGFEYDANYPRKGVHSYIKNNLEHVRKEVLKSFDEYKFMNGIKLISNYVIELSSFYLNFTKDIIYVEQSNSANRLMTLTNYYEILEFLITILAPIMPTTSEDAYNFFDKKNKQISVHLEKIQRENEVDYAVIEKWNEFFILRDKVNLAIEKAIKEGVIKRSNEVKLTIKPESDFIMSLDLKQLLMVGLVEFGDEFKVETFDSVKCQRCWNHFVKQQIVDDLCGLCNEVIASLGDINE encoded by the coding sequence ATGTCAAAAAACTACAAAGATACATTAAATATGCCAAGCACAGGGTTTGAAATGCGTGCTAATTTAGTAAGCAAAGAACCCGAGTTCAGACAAAGATGATTAGATAACAAAATCTATCAATTAGTATTGGAGAACAATAAAAATAATCCAAGCTTTATTCTTCATGATGGCCCTCCATATGCAAATGGAAACTTGCATATTGGCCATGCATTAAATAAAATTTTGAAAGATATTATTGTTCGTTATAAATCAATGAACGGTTTTTATGCTCCATTTATTCCTGGTTGAGATACACATGGTTTGCCAATTGAACATAAAATGCTTCAGGATGCACACTTAACCAAAAATGAGTTAACACCTCTAGAGCTGAGAAAAAAAGCTAAAGAATATGCTTTAAGTCAAGTTGAAAAACAAATGAATCAATTCAAACAAATGCAACTTTTAACAGATTTTAGCAAGTATTATGTAACCTTGGACCCCAAATTTGTTGCACAACAATTGAGATTATTTAAAAAAATGGTTTTTGATGGGTTGGTTTACAAGGGATTAAAACCAGTTTATTGATCACCATCATCCCAATCTGCCTTGGCAGAGGCTGAAGTTGAATATAAAGATATTGATAGCCCATCTATTTTTGTTGGCTTTGATATCGAAAGCACTCCTTGCGAATTTTTATCAAAAGGAGATAAACTTGTTATTTGAACTACAACTCCTTGAACTTTAATTGCAAACTCAGGGGTCGCCATTGGCGAGTCTTTTAAATATTCAATTGTCCAAAAAGATGATATTAAATATGTTATTGCTAGTGACTTAGTAGAAAAAACAAGCACCATATTCGGTTGAGAAAATTTCGAAATCATTGCAAACGTAAATGCAAGTGACCTAGTTGACACAAAATATGTTAGCCCACTAAACAAAGAAATTTGTCCAGTTGTTTTTGGGCACCATGTCACATTAGAATCTGGTAGTGGTTTAGTTCATATAGCTCCACTATTTGGTGAAGATGACTTTTTAATTGGTAATAAATATTCACTTAATAAAATTATGCACATTGATGATGACGGTAAAATTAATCAATCAGGTCTACAATATGTGGGTCAATACTACTCAAAGGCCGATAATATAATTATTGAAGATTTAACAAACTCAAAAAATCTAATTAACGCTTCTAAAATAAATCACTCGTATCCGCACGATTGAAGAACGCATAAACCAATTATTTTTAGAGGAACTCCTCAATGATTTATTTCAATTGAGAAAATCAAAACACAAATTTTAGAGCAAATTAATACAATAAATGCCTATCCAGAATGAGCTAAAAAACGTTTAAGCAATATGATTACAAATCATAATGATTGAACAATATCTCGCCAAAGAACATGAGGTGTGCCAATAATTATTTTCTATGATTCTGAATCAAATCCTGTTTTTGAAAAAGAAATTTTTGACCATGTTATTGAATTAATTGAAGAGCACGGAGCAGATATTTGATGAGAATGAGAAGCAGACAAATTACTTCCTAAAAATTACCAAAATAAACATTTTACAAAAGAAATGGACATAATGGATGTTTGATTTGATTCTGGTTCAACTTCAATAGCAGTTGATATTGAAAATATAAAAGCACCATTTGATTTGTATTTAGAAGGTAGCGACCAATACCGCGGTTGATTTAATTCATCATTGATTAATTCAGTTGCTTTTAGTGGTAATTCTCCGTACAAAAATTTAATTTCACACGGTTTTGTTTTAGACGGCAAAGGCGAAAAAATGTCAAAATCAAAGGGTAACACAGTTGACCCATTAAAAGTTATTGAAAAACATGGTGCTGACATTCTTCGTTTATGAGTTGCAAATAGTGAATATACAAATGATGTTTCTATTTCAGATACTATAATCAATCAAAATTCTGATTTATATAGAAAAATAAGAAACACAATCAAGTTCTTGCTTGCCAATGTAAATGGTTTTGAATATGATGCTAATTATCCGAGAAAAGGTGTGCATTCATACATAAAAAACAATCTAGAGCATGTTCGTAAAGAAGTTTTAAAATCATTTGACGAATATAAATTTATGAATGGTATTAAACTAATTAGTAATTATGTTATTGAACTTTCAAGTTTCTATTTAAACTTTACAAAAGACATTATTTATGTAGAACAGTCAAATTCGGCAAACAGATTAATGACGCTTACCAACTATTATGAAATTTTAGAGTTTCTAATTACGATATTGGCACCTATTATGCCGACAACATCTGAAGACGCATATAATTTCTTTGATAAGAAAAATAAACAAATTTCAGTTCATTTGGAAAAAATTCAAAGAGAAAATGAAGTTGATTATGCGGTTATTGAAAAATGAAATGAATTCTTTATTTTGAGAGATAAAGTTAACTTAGCGATTGAAAAAGCAATAAAAGAAGGCGTTATAAAACGTAGTAATGAAGTCAAACTGACAATTAAACCCGAATCTGACTTTATTATGTCGCTTGATTTAAAACAATTATTAATGGTTGGACTTGTTGAATTTGGTGATGAATTTAAAGTTGAAACATTCGATTCAGTTAAATGTCAAAGATGTTGAAATCATTTTGTTAAACAACAAATCGTTGACGATTTATGTGGACTTTGCAATGAGGTTATTGCTTCACTAGGAGACATAAATGAATAA
- the thiI gene encoding tRNA uracil 4-sulfurtransferase ThiI codes for MYTKILIRYGELTLKGKNRQNFIDILSRNVSSALGEKPQSKYDRMFVSYSLDNLEKLGNVFGISSFSPVIEVENNIDEIFNAAKQLVSEDTQTFKVSARRSNKGFELNSSQINTKLGGFILSSFPSIKVDVHNPQKNINVEVREKSTFIFTETIRGLGGLPVGVSGRVLHLMSGGIDSPVAAFELMKRGLEVTFLSFISPPQTDERTVNKMKNLINVLSKYQQKSNLILIDYSQILNYISLVSNPSFKITLLRRSFYRLASMWADKQGYIALSNGENLGQVASQTLESLSVINDSSNKLVLRPLLTKDKVETIDIAKKIGTYEISIIPANETCELFAPKEPVTKPKLTQVERLENELSELKNFECNIIEKNVEIIKIK; via the coding sequence ATGTACACAAAAATATTAATTAGATATGGTGAATTAACTTTAAAAGGGAAAAATAGACAAAATTTTATAGACATTTTATCAAGAAATGTTTCAAGTGCCCTTGGCGAAAAACCACAATCAAAATATGATCGAATGTTTGTTAGTTATTCACTTGATAATCTTGAAAAACTTGGCAACGTCTTTGGAATAAGCTCATTTTCTCCTGTTATTGAAGTTGAAAATAATATTGATGAAATATTCAATGCAGCAAAACAATTAGTTTCAGAAGATACACAAACATTTAAAGTATCAGCCCGAAGATCTAATAAAGGTTTTGAGCTTAATTCTTCCCAAATCAATACAAAATTAGGTGGATTCATACTATCAAGCTTCCCATCAATAAAAGTTGATGTACACAATCCACAAAAAAATATAAATGTTGAAGTTAGAGAAAAATCAACATTTATATTCACTGAAACAATCAGAGGACTAGGTGGACTACCTGTTGGTGTTTCTGGCAGGGTTTTACACTTGATGAGTGGCGGAATTGACTCGCCAGTTGCCGCATTTGAGCTAATGAAAAGAGGGCTTGAAGTAACTTTTCTTTCATTTATTTCTCCACCCCAAACTGATGAACGAACTGTTAATAAAATGAAAAATCTAATAAATGTATTGAGTAAATACCAACAAAAATCAAATTTGATTTTAATAGATTATTCACAAATTCTAAATTACATCTCTCTTGTCTCAAACCCTTCTTTTAAAATAACATTACTAAGAAGAAGTTTTTATAGACTTGCGTCAATGTGAGCTGATAAACAAGGCTACATAGCTCTTTCAAATGGCGAAAATTTAGGTCAGGTTGCTTCACAAACTCTAGAGTCTTTATCAGTAATAAATGACTCATCAAACAAATTAGTTTTAAGACCATTACTAACAAAAGATAAGGTTGAAACTATTGATATCGCAAAAAAAATTGGCACTTATGAAATAAGTATCATTCCAGCAAATGAAACCTGCGAGTTATTTGCTCCAAAAGAACCAGTGACAAAACCTAAATTAACTCAAGTTGAGAGACTAGAAAATGAACTTTCTGAATTAAAAAATTTTGAATGTAATATAATTGAAAAAAATGTTGAAATTATCAAAATAAAATAA
- a CDS encoding signal peptidase II: protein MNNQQQTKFQSFVQLFRDRFKNHKNKILINYAIFVGVCLIAILIDQLTKTFIFRWKDESKFEGDPTVIYQGVILGFRSVSHHGVTIIPDKSKLTIVLIQIISVLIFIALCFVPFFVDSKISVILFACIAAGDVGNMLDRFMFSGNVKDIVFAAFLEKWSGRELGTFNFADVFLVIGAVGLIIYFITEIIIEYVKEQKKNNDISTNENSETINVSNDDNKEA, encoded by the coding sequence ATGAATAATCAACAACAAACAAAATTTCAAAGTTTTGTGCAATTATTTAGAGACAGATTTAAAAATCATAAAAACAAAATATTGATTAATTATGCAATATTTGTTGGTGTTTGTTTAATTGCTATTTTAATTGACCAATTGACAAAAACATTCATTTTTAGATGAAAAGATGAATCAAAATTTGAAGGTGATCCAACAGTAATTTATCAAGGAGTCATTTTAGGTTTTCGGTCAGTATCGCATCACGGTGTTACAATTATTCCTGATAAAAGTAAGCTAACAATTGTTTTAATCCAAATTATTAGTGTTTTAATTTTTATAGCTTTATGCTTTGTACCGTTTTTTGTAGATTCAAAAATTAGTGTAATTTTATTCGCATGCATTGCTGCTGGTGATGTTGGTAATATGCTTGATAGATTTATGTTTTCAGGCAACGTTAAAGATATAGTTTTTGCCGCTTTTCTTGAAAAATGAAGCGGCAGAGAACTAGGTACATTTAACTTTGCTGATGTATTTCTTGTGATTGGTGCTGTTGGCTTAATAATTTACTTTATTACTGAAATTATTATTGAATACGTCAAAGAGCAAAAGAAAAATAATGATATTTCTACAAATGAAAATTCAGAAACTATAAATGTTTCAAATGATGACAACAAAGAAGCCTAG
- a CDS encoding IS1634 family transposase, which yields MEKQDLMLFNVHGNKKGVLYKYVGWSNGFNKNPTRWFSLGNVEKLLEINENAIEIIKNKLKNFTRQDNPDKVKHALLHSIEKEKIQHTSICVGNELISEFIEKHNIFKQLKATRHKNMNEIFNFLVAKRIINPTSIYNSFNESDEYSTNIFSSKNSFYRLLDIVHENKDQLLFSINKLVESETKSKLDEIYFDSSTVYFESFSREGLRVPGYSKDAKFKEDQIVIGLACDKNGIPIYMKVFKGNTGDSRTMIPFILELETKFGIKNITIIADRGMSTNANIRFLEQRGHNFIISYRAKSGSQNFKNWILDREGYIGDSEFRYKETEYEFNWKNTRFNGKLRRRIVTYSKTRAKKDREDRGILIDNFRKKQDKSGYVDSTKMLGTKKCKFFKQISKFKFELDFEKVTKDSEFDGIYVYETNISNISAEKIIEKYANQWKIETNFRALKSFLQIRPVYVRLDEHIIAHSILCFISLVLLKLITYKINKFYEDYGVIDHLSEQKLINILSKLRERVDINSKTKEIIKRQREDSKTIKDIWSEYDLIKKIVIKK from the coding sequence ATGGAAAAACAAGATTTGATGCTATTTAATGTTCATGGAAATAAAAAGGGCGTTTTATATAAATATGTTGGCTGGTCAAACGGATTCAATAAAAATCCAACAAGATGGTTTAGTTTAGGAAATGTAGAAAAACTACTTGAAATTAACGAAAACGCAATCGAGATAATAAAAAACAAACTTAAAAACTTCACTAGACAGGATAATCCAGATAAAGTTAAACATGCGCTTCTACACTCGATTGAAAAAGAAAAAATCCAACATACAAGTATTTGCGTTGGCAATGAATTAATAAGTGAATTTATTGAAAAACACAACATATTTAAACAATTAAAAGCCACAAGACATAAAAATATGAATGAAATATTTAATTTCTTAGTGGCGAAAAGAATTATTAATCCCACAAGTATATACAACTCATTTAATGAATCAGATGAATATTCAACAAATATCTTTTCTTCTAAGAATAGCTTTTATAGACTTTTAGACATTGTTCACGAAAACAAAGACCAATTGCTTTTTTCAATAAATAAATTAGTTGAATCGGAAACAAAAAGTAAATTAGATGAAATCTATTTTGATTCATCTACAGTGTATTTTGAAAGTTTTAGCCGCGAAGGACTTAGGGTTCCTGGGTATTCTAAAGATGCCAAATTCAAAGAAGATCAGATTGTGATTGGTCTTGCGTGCGACAAAAATGGTATTCCTATTTACATGAAAGTTTTCAAGGGAAATACAGGGGATTCAAGAACAATGATTCCATTTATATTAGAACTTGAAACTAAATTTGGCATAAAAAATATAACAATTATTGCTGATAGAGGGATGAGTACAAATGCAAATATCCGTTTTTTAGAACAAAGAGGACACAATTTTATAATCTCATATAGAGCAAAATCTGGTAGTCAGAATTTTAAAAATTGGATTTTAGATCGCGAAGGATACATTGGAGATTCTGAATTTAGATACAAAGAAACAGAATATGAATTTAATTGAAAAAATACAAGATTTAATGGTAAATTAAGAAGAAGAATTGTAACTTATTCAAAAACAAGAGCAAAAAAAGATAGAGAAGATCGCGGAATTTTGATTGATAATTTCCGTAAAAAACAAGACAAAAGCGGTTATGTTGATTCAACAAAAATGTTGGGTACAAAAAAATGCAAATTCTTTAAACAAATATCTAAGTTTAAATTTGAATTAGACTTTGAAAAAGTCACAAAAGATTCTGAATTTGATGGTATCTATGTTTATGAAACAAATATTTCAAATATTTCTGCTGAAAAAATCATTGAAAAGTACGCGAACCAATGAAAAATTGAAACAAATTTTAGAGCATTAAAAAGTTTTTTACAAATTAGACCGGTTTATGTGAGACTAGACGAACACATAATAGCACACTCAATATTATGTTTTATATCACTTGTTTTATTAAAACTTATTACTTATAAGATAAACAAGTTTTATGAGGATTATGGTGTAATTGACCATTTATCTGAACAAAAACTTATTAATATATTATCCAAACTAAGAGAAAGAGTTGATATCAACTCAAAAACAAAAGAAATCATTAAAAGACAAAGAGAAGATTCGAAAACAATAAAAGATATTTGAAGCGAATATGATCTTATTAAAAAAATTGTAATTAAAAAATAG